One Centropristis striata isolate RG_2023a ecotype Rhode Island chromosome 22, C.striata_1.0, whole genome shotgun sequence genomic window carries:
- the mrpl42 gene encoding 39S ribosomal protein L42, mitochondrial yields the protein MASGHLCKLHSLMTRLSSCTTARHVQKCLVPMRQKSSGPSLDSPDGTPEIGVTSDGNTIVCYHPAADIPYELTQPIDRPDPLTNQTETHDMILKAHLSKEVLRDKKGPTIEELSKMFFTTKHRWYPLGQYHQRRRNRNPPKDR from the exons ATGGCGTCGGGTCATTTGTGCAAGCTACACAGTCTAATGACGAGACTTTCTAGCTGCACCACAGCACGACATGTACAAA AATGTTTGGTGCCAATGCGACAGAAGTCCAGTGGTCCTTCACTTGATAGTCCTGACGG TACTCCGGAAATTGGTGTGACCTCAGATGGGAATACCATAGTGTGCTACCATCCCGCTGCTGACATTCCCTATGAGCTGACCCAG CCTATAGATCGTCCAGACCCCCTGACCAACCAGACTGAGACCCACGACATGATTTTAAAGGCCCACCTCAGCAAGGAGGTGCTGCGGGACAAAAAGGGACCAACTATTGAGGAGTTGAGCAAAATGTTCTTCACCACCAAACACCGCTGGTATCCATTAGGACA GTACCACCAGAGACGCAGAAACAGGAATCCCCCAAAGGACAGATAG
- the ube2nb gene encoding ubiquitin-conjugating enzyme E2Nb, whose amino-acid sequence MSELPRRIVKETQRLMAEPVPGITATPDDGNARYFHVIIAGPQDSPFEGGTFRLELFLPEEYPMAAPKVRFMTKIYHPNVDKLGRICLDILKDKWSPALQIRTVLLSIQALLSAPNPDDPLANDVAEQWKKNESIAIETARTWTKQFASNTDV is encoded by the exons ATGTCCGAGTTGCCTCGTAGGATTGTAAAG GAGACGCAGCGGTTGATGGCAGAGCCTGTGCCAGGGATCACGGCTACGCCTGATGATGGGAACGCACGTTACTTCCATGTGATCATTGCAGGGCCTCAAGACTCTCCATTTGAAGGAGGCACATTTAGACTTGAACTATTTCTTCCAGAAGAGTATCCCATGGCAGCTCCCAAAGTGCGATTCATGACCAAAATCTACCACCCCAATGTTGACAAACTGGGAAGAATATGTTTAGACATTTTGAAAG ATAAATGGTCTCCTGCCCTGCAGATCCGCACAGTGTTGCTATCTATCCAGGCGTTATTAAGTGCTCCCAATCCAGATGATCCCCTGGCAAATGATGTTGCAGAGCAGTggaagaaaaatgaaagcatAGCCATTGAGACAG CCCGAACATGGACCAAGCAATTCGCGAGCAACACTGATGTATAG